One part of the Candidatus Hydrogenedens sp. genome encodes these proteins:
- the yihA gene encoding ribosome biogenesis GTP-binding protein YihA/YsxC — protein sequence MKIISVEFKKSVLNIQDIPRDRKPEIAFAGKSNVGKSSLLNTLWGRKNLAKTSNTPGKTKTINFFEVNGKFYMVDLPGYGYAEVPLKIKEQWNKVMFDYLTQSENLKLVVVLIDSRHGPGDKDHHLLDFLEEHEIPTLLVATKIDKLGNAQRKIQLDKIRKELRLDEDAILLPFSSQTKEGVAPLWKIIGEILNISKS from the coding sequence GTAGAGTTTAAAAAAAGCGTGTTGAATATACAAGATATTCCTCGTGACCGCAAACCTGAAATTGCTTTTGCTGGAAAATCAAATGTAGGCAAATCTTCGTTATTAAATACCCTCTGGGGACGAAAAAATCTTGCAAAAACAAGTAATACTCCAGGAAAAACAAAAACTATTAATTTCTTTGAAGTAAACGGAAAATTTTACATGGTTGACCTTCCCGGATATGGTTATGCAGAAGTCCCATTGAAGATAAAAGAACAATGGAACAAGGTTATGTTTGATTACCTAACTCAAAGTGAAAACCTAAAACTTGTTGTGGTTCTTATAGACTCCCGTCATGGACCGGGCGATAAAGACCATCACTTATTAGACTTTCTGGAAGAACATGAAATTCCAACACTCCTTGTTGCAACAAAAATTGATAAATTAGGAAATGCCCAAAGAAAAATTCAATTAGATAAAATTAGAAAAGAACTTCGTCTGGATGAAGATGCTATTCTTCTCCCTTTTTCCTCACAGACCAAGGAAGGCGTTGCTCCTCTATGGAAAATCATCGGAGAAATATTAAATATCAGCAAATCATAA